Within the Peromyscus maniculatus bairdii isolate BWxNUB_F1_BW_parent chromosome 2, HU_Pman_BW_mat_3.1, whole genome shotgun sequence genome, the region CAGGAGAAAACCACAAAATGGCATAAGAAAAAACTGTGTGACTGCCCCAAGAACTACCGGCCGAGGTTTCTTCCATACTGTTTGAAGTACCTGGAATTCAATCTTGCAGCCAAAGGCACATTTATTTAAAAGGATCATCGATAAAACAAGCAGCAAGATGTATCTATTGACATGCATAGGTGCCTGGAAGAGGTTGTCTTCTGTCTGTTCGGGCACTCTGACTTTAATATTCTTTATCTCTTCGATGAGTCTTTTTTGCCTACCTTCGGAATCCCAGAGTTGAATGGTCAGATTCGTCTCTCCTGGGAAAGTCATTAGGCGGATGGTAAAGTCTGTGGTGTCCAGCGAGGTCTTGGTCACGTTCACCACCTGCAGCACCGTTGGATCGTCTGATTTCACAGAAAGGTAGCTGGAGCGAGGCTGTTTATCTTTATAACTGGACCTTACAACGACAGTTTCTTCTGCCTTAGCAAATGACAGTATTTCAGTATTTTGTAtgttcagaaaactgagaaacgACTTCCTTGCTTCTCCTGGGTTCACCAACAAAAGTAGGATTACAAAAGCTTTTCCAAACATTTTGAAAGGTTAGAGCAACCATATGTGGCAACTcggttttttgaaaaaaaaaaaaaaagaccattctTCTTGCCGGTCTTCAGTGGCAGAATGCATAAATGGGAGTTAGGTAACAGCTGGGGTTTGGTTGGGTCAAGGTCCAAGAGGAGGAACTGCTGTACTTCAGATGAATATAGAGCCATCCAGGGAGTGACACAACCAGTTTAACTTGTAGTCAAGAAATACGAGAAGTAAACCCTTGCATTTAACGGTGTCCTGTCACAAAAACCTAATCTCTCTTCCTGAGTTCCTTATTACCTGAAGATAAACTCTTGGAGTAATTATTCTTTTAGTTCTCTTTTGTcctaaggaaaataataaaatgaaagcagccggcggggggggggaggtcctAACGCTGGGGAATTCATTATTACTATTCCGTCAAGTCAGAAGCAAACAGCTTATCTACATGCTCTACATGCTGGTGTGACAGGAGAGTGGTGTAGtcgggagagaggaggaggggaggggctgagggagaggaaggatgtaggggagagggagggggagacagagaaagagagaattggTGAAACTTGGCACATGAAAGAAGCCAGTTAGCTGAAAGACTGGAAGCCCCTTCCTACCAAGGCTGTCTTCTAACAGAGCATGCGCAGAAAAAACACACGCCGCGTGGGGCAAATGTGCCAATCTGCTCTGAACAGGTGGCGCTGAACTCCTAACccttctccagcccaggcccaCTTCCATCGCTTTTCCTGTCACCATCCGTGTGTCCGTCCCTAGTCCAATTCCCTGTTCAGGGTCACAAGCAGTTGGAAGTCGATGCAGGTGCCCTATGCACCCTGATTCACACCTGTAACACTGGGGCCCCAAACTGAAAGCCATAGTGACCAAGAGAGGTTCAACTTGGTGCACTTGAAGTTAGTCATGTGGCTGCCATCAGTGGCTACAATGGCTGCTCTTGAGACCATCCTTGACACTAATGGTCTTCTGGAGTTCTAGAGCAATCTATCAGGCAAAACAAACCCTTAGACTGCCCTTGGTGTCTGTCTGTAGGAAAACGTCAGGCATGACACCAGGTAACTTGAGAAAGTAAGCAGGTGGTTAAAGGTATAGCCTGGCTGAGTGGCTGTTGCTACCTGGCATTTGGAATTCCTCAGTGGAAAGGCACTGAGCTTAACTCTAATGCTCTAGTCTTTCTTAGTAACATGACTCACTGCACAGCTAGGGTGTGGGCAGCAGTCAACTGACCCAGCCGTGCCTCAGCTTCCATGGGTGAGGAAACGCAGTCCACAAACGCAACTGTGCATTTCCCAAATGAAAGGATGCCAAGCAGTGAGAATTCAAACAGTAATCTCCCCACGACTACAGACGTCTATTCTACTTGTGTGTGTTAGAATACAAAGTGATGCGCTTCATCTTGGCATTTTCAGTTTGacagatttttaaagagactgtGTATGTGTCTCCCAAACATGAATTTGGCACCATTTAGTTCTATGTaggacattaaaaaaacaacaaacacttTTACCAGTGGTGAGGACAGGCAACAGGACTAAGCTGTTTTAGGACAGAGTATCACTATGAATCTctggctgtctgtcctggaactcactaggtagatcaggttggtcctgaactcacagagatccacttctgcctcctgagtgctgggattaaaggcgtgagccaccacactcagatTCCCAAGAACTTTAAAGAGACAAAAACACCTGACACTGAGAAGGCTAACGCAGGAGagtcacaagtttaaggccagcctgaaccacaCAGGAAGAACTTGTCAAAATGAGTCAAGAGCCCAGTGGGCTAGCTCAGTAGGTAGGGCACTTACTGCCAGGGTGcacacctgagtttgacccccagaacccagaGTAGGAAAGACCCAgttcccccaagttgtcctctgacctccacacacatactgtgGCATGTGCCCACATATATCAAAACTAAATAATgtaacttagaaaagaaaatggcagTTACCCTGACATTATATGACCTAGTACCTTAATTCACAGCTTTGACCAGATCCAAGCAATGGGAAGTAGGTATGCTTTTCCTCCCAGGTGCTTTATCTAGAgatgtgtggttttattttgttttgtttctcttttaggctCTCCCAACCCTTCTTCATATCTGAAAACTTCGGGACTAAAAGCTGATCACTGTAGCTGGGACGAGTCCGATCATCCAGCTCTCTCGTGTATTTCCTCACTCTTTAGACTGACGCTCGTTAGTACTAAGGGGTTATTTCAGTTGTTCATCTGCTCTCCTCCCCTGTGCTGTGTGTTTCCCAGAACAATTGTAATCGACTGTCGACAGTCAGAACTCCAGGAGTGACAGGGACGGTGTCACCTGCCGTTTCATTGGGCAGCTTTAACCCAATGCCCTGGGTTTGCCGCTTTCCGAGTGAGCTGGACACCGGGAGTTAGGGGGACTGAGACTCACCTGCACATCTTGTCCTTAGACCAAGCATGCTTTAGCTGCCAGTCCTTAGTACCAAGGCTGTTCCTCCCTGGCATCCTCCAGACCTGCGGGCTCCACCGGCGAGGACCTGACCTAGCTGACACTGCCCAGTGTTGTTGGTCCCCTCCGGACAGCCTTGTCCCTTTCGTCTGACCAAAGAGAGAAGACATTTTTTCATCCTTCCTAGCTTTCAATCCCTGCCAGCCTCATTTGCCCTCTTCTCAGTAGGTATTATTTTTCTGCATATTTAGTTTTCATTCAATTATAAGTGCTGACTACCTACTGTGTGCAAGTAATTGTGATTAGTGTAAAGTACTGGTTGGTATTAAAACTTTCTggtatctcaaaaaaacaaaaaactaatctaacccaaaaccaaaccaacccaaaccaaacccaacTCCTggtatatggatttttaaaagattatttctaTTGCTAGTTTGATAGTTTCCAACAAAACAGCTATTGAGACATGGCTATATTGTCTATTCACTTATTTGCAACCTGCTTTACAACTTCATATGACAGTTCtaagtatatgtatacatatctcCACTGTGTCTGTATTGGCAATTAGACATTAATGTGTCAAGTAGGCATGCAGGAACTATGTAAAGGCATGAATTCAGAACCTGGTAAAAGCTAGAAAGTATCACTCTTTATCATAAGGACATGAAAAAGATGAAATTGAAGAAGACCAAATGAACATGCTGAGTTTATTCCTTTAATTAAACCTGAAGTCATGAAAATTGGCACAGAAGGGGGGGGCAATTAAAAATACTTGATTTCCTTCTCTAGTGTAGTCCTGCATCCactacagacagaaaacattcCTTCTCTTCAGGTGTAGACAAAAAGCCTGCCCAGAGAACTTCTTTCAATGTACAGGTAAATGCAATCATTTTGGTGGATATTTTGCTTTGGTACAATGAAGGAGACTGTAACAAAGTCAGTATGCTCATCGCTCTTCTCATCTGTAATACATTCATACCAACAAAAGGTGAATCCATTGGAGAAAATTCTTTACCAGAAATATATTCGGGGCAATTACATGATACCAAGAAAATAACTTTCCCTTCTTAGGTTTGAGGATTCTTATCCaaacacttggaagacagaaCGAGAGGATGTCTAAGATTCTGCAGTTCATGTGCATATATCAATTCATACACCATCATTTAGGTCTACAGTAGACCATCCATTCTGGCCCTGTAATCAATGAGGCTTAATCACAGAACTTgcttaaaacaaaatcaacaggGACTGAAGCATTTGCCATCTGCATCTTCCTCGGCCACAAGAATGGCAAAACCACAGAACGTTGGGTATGGTATGAGCCAGAACTTGGAGTGAAGGTGGTACAGAATGTGCCACAGCAGGAAGTCAGCAGCTGGCATGGGCCTAACAGGAAACACATGGTTGCTGACGTTTCTACACATAACCcagaaacagtaataaaaataatactttacCATAACTCTCAGTACATAGTTAAACTTCAAAACACAAAACCTGGAACTTAGTAGAAAACTACTGACGTAAATTATGACCTAatggaaataaattataaaaaagcaaCTTTTAgagttttttaaaagtatctgtGGTAAAAGAAACCGACTATGTATATAGAATGATTTCTACTTGTAAATTCTGGCTCTAATTCTTGAGTGACTATTCCAAGTAAGAGtcaacattttttaaagtctgtTCTTCATCGTTGAGGTATTCCAAAATAACATTTCCACCGTTATATAAAGGGTTGTCCTCCCTGGTGATCCACGTCTCCAAAATGTGATCCAAGGGCAAGGCTTCTCCTGAAGGGACGTGACACAGCCTCAGCTTCTGCTGAGAGAGAAACAAGTCAGCCAGGGGTAACAACACCTCCCAGGCCCTGGAGGAACAGTGCTGACTGCACAATACCTTGGCTGTCGACTTGTTGTTTTCATTTCGAAGACTGGCTAGGGAAGCTGCGAAGTCCACGACCTTCCCAATGCTCCATCGTTGGCAGAAGAACATGGCTCTGCTCTTCTCTTTGCTCCCCTTTGGTAAGTAGACCTGAAAGTaaattctttctgtctgtgtaaGCAAAAGTAAACATATAGATTAGACACATGATGCAAGACATTCCTTTTGCAGCTAGTGGtaccctttcctctcttcttttgctCAAAGTAGGAAAACCCTACAATGATGTAAGTTTTAGTGAGAAAACCAATCATGTGGCCCATCCAAAGACCCAGAACCCTGGCTGGGCGATCTGTGTAATGACAATTGTGTGAGCTTTTTATGTTCAGGGACGGGGGCAGAGGGAGCTCTCTCTTTTCTATGTCGAGTTCCAGTGATTCAGACCTGGACTGCAGGCTTCCCTCATATCCCCTAGCCACCCCTGAGTTAAGAATGAATTCAACATGAACAGAGAGAAATCAAGAAAACTGATGGATCATTCAAGAACATCAGAATCCCTCAACATGGGCCCCCTGTTCTGTTCTGCTCGGAAACAAACTGGTTTCCACTGTACTTCCTGGAATCAAGTTCCTGTCATTCGAGAGACGAGGCTTTTGGTACAAAACACTTGTTTGTATGTGAACAACTTTACTACTTATCAGAGGCCGAAAGATTTCTAAGAACGAAGAAAGTGAACAACTAGAGTACAGTAAAGCCccagaaaaatactttataaataaaacaggGTTTCAGAGATGGGATCTCTACCATAATCTGCGCCTTCCTGTGTTCTTCAGTTGTATTTGTTACTTAattaacttcattaaaaaaaaaaatagggggacTAGGATCTTCCCTGATTCCTAAAAACTGCTTTAGGGAGACTGTCTTCACAGGTCAATTCCCGAACAATAAAAGTGTTGCTCTAAGTGAGACATCTTTAATGGGAAATGTTGGGGAACAATCGAAGTTATCTTAAGAAGTAACACAGTGAAAACAATGCCTGAATTTAGCTCTGCTGAAGGTCAGTGGGATTTATTATAGATAAAAAACATTCAAAGACAAGAGAACCGCTGTAACAGCCTAAGCAGTGGCCACGTCCATCACCACCAGCCCTGCTCCCAGAGAAGAGCAGCAGGAGTGCAAATAGGAAAGGGAAAACGAAAATTTACAGCCTCTAAAAATCGGTCTTAGGACCAAAAAACGAGCtaacaggaagctgaagcaggaggttcATGAGTTTGTAAATTTAACAACAGATTGGGActatctctaaataaataaacaacaacagcaacaagaaacataaagaaaactacaaaaacaaaccccacagGCCATCAGGGCTTCGGAACAGATAGTGCAGAGCTTAATGGTGGCTAAGTGGGAAGTAATAAAGAGATAAAGACAGGGCTCTTGGGGGCTCACGGCCTGCGGAGAGCCTGGTGTGGACTTGGGACTCCACATCCTGTCAGCTACCTtgcaatttctttttccttaacaATTTCAGGGAGACTAGAATCTACAGAAGCAGGCTAAGGGACTGACTGCTGAGTGCTGGCCTGGAAACTGCTCAAAGGCGTAGCTGTGTCTCCCTGACCGCAAAGCTGAGCTCTCCCAGCTCAGTGGCTGCCACGGCAACAACCCCAGCGTCTCTCTAGAGCAGAAGCATCACTCGGCCTGACTTAGGTTTGAAACTGATGCTCTGggtgggtgggctggagagaaaaGACTGAACTGCCGCGGGGGAACTGGGAAGTAAGG harbors:
- the Zfand1 gene encoding AN1-type zinc finger protein 1 isoform X3; the encoded protein is MAATQKLVKDIIETKAEVAVSKGRKGAKTSGTAAKVALMKLKMHADGDKSLPQTERIYFQVYLPKGSKEKSRAMFFCQRWSIGKVVDFAASLASLRNENNKSTAKKLRLCHVPSGEALPLDHILETWITREDNPLYNGGNVILEYLNDEEQTLKNVDSYLE